The genomic segment CGGATGGCCGCCGTCGTGCCGGGCCGTCGCAGCACCGGTCCCAGCGGCCGCCATCGCGCCGAAGCCGAGTGCCCGCAACACGGTCCGGCGGTCGAATCCGCGGGCCAGTAGCCGCTTCAGTAATTCCCGGTCTCCGAGGTCTGTACTGGGTGAATTGGTATCTGTCATGACGTTGAACACCGCACTGGCCGTCTCGGCCGGGCCAATTCCGTGTTCTCGACGGCGACTGAATAGTATACACAGGCATCGCAACGATAGGCTCGACGTACCGAACCGGCCGGTAGAAACGGGTCGATTACTCCCCGGAAAGCCCGGAATACCGTCGGCAAGGTGATGCCCCCGAGAAACGGGGGGCCAGTCGACGACCCGCTGGCGAAAACGACGACTCGGTGTGAACAGCATGACACTACCGTCGTCGTCTCGAGGGGACAGCCGCCGCCCGCAGGTAGCCGTCGGGTGTCGTCGCTCGGGTGGAGACCGCCGGAGTAAAGAGTTCGAACGACCAACTGCGACGGTATCTCCCGGACAACCGACCAACCGACGCTCGGGCCGGGCTACGAGGACCACGGCCCGGTCCTGCTGTTCGACGGGGTCTGTAACCTCTGTCACGGGCTGGTCCAGACCATCGTCCCGCGGGACCCCGAAGGGCGGCTTGTTCGCGTCGCTGCAGTCCGACTACGGACAGCGGGTGCGAGCGGCACACGGTCTCCCGACGGAGTCCCTGGGGTCGGTGGTGCTGGTCGATGGTCCCGACGTGTACACCAAGTCACGCGCCGTCATCAGAGTCGCCGAACTGCTCGGGTGGCCGTACCGACTCGCTGCCGTCGGTCGGCTCGTCCCCGCCTCGATCAGCGACACCGTCTACGACTTCGTCGCGGCCCATCGCTACCAGTGGTTCGGCCGAAAAGACCAGTGTATGATCCCTGACACCGACATCAGTGATCGCTTCGTCGACGACGGGATCACTGCCGAGTCGTCGGGTGGGACGTGAGGCGGTACCGGAACACCTAAGCAGGATTGACTTATGGCCTGAAACATGTCTTCCAGCGGCGTCCGATCGCACTCCCCGACCCTCATTACTGGGGTCGGAACGCTGCTGTTCGTCGCCGCGATCGTCCACCACATCACGGAACTGCTCGTCGTCGATTCGGTTCTCGCTCCGATCGCCGCGCTGATGCTGGACGTTCCCGCGGCCGTCGGGTTGATGTACGCCGGCCACTGGCTGTCGACGACCGATCTCGACCACCAGGAGCGCTGGACGGTGTGTGTCTGGTGTTTCGCCAGCCTCGTGCTGTTCGTGGCCGTCATCGCGGCGACGTTCGGCATCAGGCTCGCCGAGGGACGGCCCGTCTCCGAACCCGGCTTCTCGCTGCTGATCGCGGCCGAGGCCGGCGGCGTCGCCGGCTTCGTCGGCGGGTACTACAACGCCCGTGCCCGGGCGAGCGCTCGGCGCGCCACCACCGCCAGAAACGCGCTGGGCTTCGTCAACGAACTCATCCGACACGATCTCCGGAACGATCTGAACGTGATCCACGGGCACGCCGACCTGCTGGCCCAGCGGGAAACCGGGCCGGACCCGGGCGACCCGACGGT from the Haloarcula pelagica genome contains:
- a CDS encoding ATP-binding protein, with translation MSSSGVRSHSPTLITGVGTLLFVAAIVHHITELLVVDSVLAPIAALMLDVPAAVGLMYAGHWLSTTDLDHQERWTVCVWCFASLVLFVAVIAATFGIRLAEGRPVSEPGFSLLIAAEAGGVAGFVGGYYNARARASARRATTARNALGFVNELIRHDLRNDLNVIHGHADLLAQRETGPDPGDPTVVREKSMEALTRIETSRAIADTLLSDPDLDAVDVVPIVHEITEQFDEAFRATVTSDLPERAVVTANAGVRSVIDNLVENAIEHNDTAEPRVDVTVVSGPNTVRIAVADNGSGIPPDRRADLLHPETTDEGGGLSLVSTLVDNFGGEISLGESAWGGAAVEVTLPAADSDPE